The segment ACAGGTTACGGCCGGGAAATAATCCGGTGCGAGCAGGGAAGGATCAGCGGCTTTAATCTGCCGGCATTGACAGAGTTCCTGGCGGACGGCCGGGCTTTTCAAACCAGCGGCTGCCCTGACTGCAACCGGCCTTACTACAATGAGAGACCAGGGGGAACGATGTATAACTATCCGCGTCCTCTCAGGCCGGATGAGGTAAGGCGGGCTGTCTGGGAATGTGAGGTAGAGGTGACATGATGCAGTGGCGGGTATTGAATACCGGCATCGAAAATGCCGCCGTCAATATGGCGATTGATGAGGCCATCCTGCTGGAGTATGCCGCCGGACATGTTCCGCCGACTCTGCGCTTTTACGGCTGGCAGCCGGCGGCGGTCAGTCTGGGTTACTTTCAGCGGGGGACGGAGGAAATCGATTTGGCTGCCTGCCGGGAACAGGGGATTTCTGTGGTCCGCCGGCTGACCGGCGGACGGGCGGTGCTCCATGACGCCGAGCTGACTTACAGTCTGGTGGTAGGGGAACATGAAGCAGGCATTCCGGCGACGATTACTGCTTCCTACTGTTATTTTTCCCAGGGCCTGATCGCCGGTCTGGCCCGGCTGGGAGTGGCGGCGCAGATGAATATGCCCCGCTCGTCCTACGGCCAGGGAGAAAGGCGGCCTCCTCATACTTCGGCAGCTTGCTTTGATGCCCCGGCCCATTACGAAATCACGGCAGCCGGACGAAAGCTTGTGGGCAGCGCTCAGGTGCGCAAGCAGGGGGTCATCCTGCAGCACGGTTCTTTGCTGCTGCGGTTTGAACCGAGGACACTGGCGTCCATCTTGCAGGCGCCGACGCCTGAAAAACGGGAGGCGTTGGCCGGGATGCTGGCCGCCCGTGCTATCGGCCTGGAGGAACTATTGAACAGGAAGATCGGTTTCCCGGAAATCTTCGCGAGCATGCTGCAAGGATTCGATGAGGTTCTGGACGGCGGTTTGGTTCAGGGCCGGCTTACGGCGGCGGAACAGGGG is part of the Acetonema longum DSM 6540 genome and harbors:
- a CDS encoding biotin/lipoate A/B protein ligase family protein — translated: MMQWRVLNTGIENAAVNMAIDEAILLEYAAGHVPPTLRFYGWQPAAVSLGYFQRGTEEIDLAACREQGISVVRRLTGGRAVLHDAELTYSLVVGEHEAGIPATITASYCYFSQGLIAGLARLGVAAQMNMPRSSYGQGERRPPHTSAACFDAPAHYEITAAGRKLVGSAQVRKQGVILQHGSLLLRFEPRTLASILQAPTPEKREALAGMLAARAIGLEELLNRKIGFPEIFASMLQGFDEVLDGGLVQGRLTAAEQGTAKDLAATKYSQDSWNFRR